Proteins from a single region of Drosophila biarmipes strain raj3 chromosome 3R, RU_DBia_V1.1, whole genome shotgun sequence:
- the LOC108031566 gene encoding transcription intermediary factor 1-alpha isoform X4 encodes MDMDLEQLKNDFLPLIAGIKQEQLDAVPTDALPQMRTPSTDSGVPPTSSMSSSSLSLSNPCDSAEKRSESNSSASAKFTLFKCVYCAQLLGSNDRPKLLECLHVACAQCVSTKFSELDRSLPPLIHCPVCDNASQQEFIVDNQFLIEQCTAGDSGDGVGLMGLTGEGQKASAAASIQCSSCSDGAVATSWCVDCSEYICDSCVQAHQRLKITKDHTIKPKDEANNEQLAGAAGVDKLHMCQLHTQEKLSLFCETCDKLTCRDCQLSDHRDHKYKFAHEIATESRQALSTLVSEINYKRFLLSSATKVIDDRQQLIHDKKKDLIKEITAMAVKITNTVNTRGKQLIMRLNEVCDSKLKVLVEKKETLQLLSDNTDHCIDFMQNALEKGSDFAILSSKKSLVRHLQKLKCQRADIPNPEIPVRIQVQLNQVSDLQKVISQLGIIIVDGKPYPPTPSPNGTPQPQHPPRQPPSPNMAPPLRPGLPPGMPAGLSPNGPPVNFGPQNGPPLYSNAAQQQFNNLSMSRSFPGDGPGKVRFGGMPPVGMQRHGQPHVSSSTHPQNMDISLRGLLNNQAAQSPNAHMAFNGPPSYPGGPQGAPAPAHQSMGPQMRPHFMPGQQGFSQGGGPGGGPRDANFMNSNARFQSQYQRMANHAQQQAAAAAAMAGAAGGGGGQIPSPGALQRPPMMSNPMQNVSAMQNSLGFHGSQAGFNAGPPQTSPQLGGGGMHSLAKWHIPQSAQQSNMCSQQGPLLPFANGRQTSENFKISLKSPNTLKNSTPPSLGGGGAGHQGLGNGSSSAQLNAAALGLGPAVSILSNVTSTNPKTPSPSTHENTKDFTEPIDKVRDDSINDLIATIAKLDSNGVQVLPEGRTKTTSPQVHSSTDLSNTQEDDPNEDWCAVCLDGGELMCCDKCPKVFHQNCHIPAISSLPDESESWQCLLCVNLKELTKTEGSEKGSSGELSPVELRILQRICLELYCQYEQSLNFREPESPANTSYYEIVSSPMSLDVIRTRLDPSSPNHYKDIAGFVSDVRLIFSNTYLFYQEDTKTYSNAKYLENFFEEQLAKWLPQFEGGKQLGKGGSSSNSPALLGVNATGSPSPIENGRKSCGSASLGDSDSGCLPAKRARRSGHE; translated from the exons ATGGATATGGACTTGGAGCAGCTGAAGAACGACTTTTTGCCGCTGATTGCCGGCATCAAGCAGGAGCAACTGGACGCTGTGCCCACGGATGCCCTGCCCCAGATGAGGACGCCCAGCACGGACAGCGGAGTGCCCCCCACCTCGTCGATGAGCTCCTCCTCGCTGAGCCTCAGCAATCCCTGCGACAGCGCCGAGAAAAGG TCGGAGTCAAACTCATCGGCATCGGCCAAGTTCACCCTCTTCAAGTGCGTCTACTGTGCTCAGCTCCTCGGCTCCAACGATCGGCCCAAGCTGCTGGAATGCCTCCACGTGGCCTGTGCTCAATGCGTGAGCACCAAGTTTTCGGAGCTGGACCGCTCACTCCCGCCACTGATCCATTGTCCGGTGTGCGACAATGCCTCGCAGCAGGAGTTCATCGTGGACAACCAGTTCCTGATTGAGCAGTGCACCGCCGGTGACAGTGGTGATGGAGTCGGCCTCATGGGCTTGACGGGCGAGGGTCAAAAGGCTTCTGCCGCGGCGAGCATCCAATGCAGCAGCTGCTCCGACGGAGCGGTGGCCACCTCGTGGTGCGTTGACTGCTCGGAGTACATTTGCGACAGCTGCGTGCAGGCCCATCAGCGCCTGAAGATCACCAAGGATCACACGATCAAGCCCAaggacgaggccaacaacgaGCAGCTGGCCGGGGCTGCCGGCGTGGACAAACTACACATGTGCCAGTTGCACACACAGGAGAAGCTATCGCTATTCTGCGAGACCTGCGACAAGCTTACCTGCCGCGATTGCCAGCTCAGCGATCATCGGGATCACAAATACAAGTTCGCCCACGAGATCGCCACGGAGTCGCGACAGGCGCTGTCCACACTCGTCTCCGAGATTAACTACAAGCGGTTCCTTCTGTCCTCGGCCACCAAGGTGATCGATGACCGCCAGCAGCTGATTCACGACAAGAAGAAGGACCTGATTAAGGAGATCACAGCCATGGCGGTGAAGATCACCAATACGGTCAATACGCGGGGCAAGCAGCTCATCATGCGATTGAACGAGGTGTGCGACAGCAAACTCAAGGTGCTGGTGGAGAAGAAGGAGACGCTGCAGCTGCTGTCCGACAATACGGACCACTGCATTGACTTCATGCAGAATGCCCTGGAGAAGGGCAGCGACTTTGCCATCCTCTCGAGCAAGAAGTCGCTGGTGCGTCACCTGCAGAAGCTCAAGTGCCAGCGGGCGGATATTCCCAATCCAGAGATTCCGGTGCGCATACAGGTTCAGCTGAACCAGGTCTCCGATCTGCAAAAGGTCATCTCGCAGCTGGGCATCATCATTGTGGACGGCAAACCATATCCGCCCACGCCCTCGCCCAACGGAACCCCACAGCCTCAGCACCCACCGCGCCAGCCGCCCAGCCCCAACATGGCCCCTCCTCTGCGGCCCGGACTTCCGCCCGGAATGCCAGCTGGCCTATCGCCCAATGGACCGCCCGTCAACTTTGGACCCCAGAACGGACCGCCTCTGTACAGCAACGCAGCCCAGCAGCAGTTCAACAATCTGTCCATGAGTCGCTCCTTTCCGGGCGACGGGCCAGGTAAGG TTCGCTTCGGGGGAATGCCGCCAGTGGGCATGCAGCGGCACGGCCAGCCGCACGTGAGCTCCTCGACGCATCCGCAAAATATGG ACATCAGCCTGCGGGGCCTGCTGAACAACCAGGCGGCGCAGAGCCCCAACGCCCATATGGCATTCAACGGGCCGCCCAGTTATCCGGGCGGGCCGCAAGGAGCACCAGCGCCGGCCCACCAGTCGATGGGCCCCCAGATGCGTCCGCATTTCATGCCCGGCCAGCAGGGTTTCTCCCAGGGCGGTGGTCCAGGCGGCGGACCGCGGGACGCCAACTTCATGAACAGCAACGCGCGCTTCCAGTCGCAGTATCAGCGCATGGCCAACCACGCCCAGCagcaggcggcggcagcggcggccatGGCCGGAGCGGCGGGGGGCGGCGGCGGGCAGATCCCCTCGCCGGGTGCACTGCAGCGACCCCCAATGATGTCGAATCCCATGCAGAATGTGAGCGCCATGCAGAAT TCGTTGGGGTTTCATGGGAGCCAGGCTGGCTTTAATGCCGGCCCACCGCAGACCTCCCCGCAGTTAGGCGGCGGCGGCATGCACAGCCTGGCCAAGTGGCACATCCCGCAATCCGCGCAACAGTCGAACA TGTGTTCGCAGCAGGGTCCCCTTTTGCCTTTTGCGAATGGCCGCCAGACAtcggaaaattttaaaatctcacTCAAATCTCCAAACACGCTCAAGAACAGCACCCCGCCCAGCCTGGGGGGCGGTGGTGCAGGTCACCAGGGCCTCGGAAACGGCTCCTCCAGTGCCCAACTGAACGCAGCTGCCCTGGGATTGGGGCCCGCTGTATCGATACTCTCAAATGTCACCTCGACGAATCCAAAGACGCCCAGTCCCAGCACCCATGAG aACACCAAGGACTTCACCGAGCCCATAGACAAGGTGCGGGATGACTCGATCAACGACCTGATTGCCACCATAGCCAAGTTGGACTCGAATGGGGTGCAGGTGCTGCCGGAGGGTCGCACCAAGACCACCTCACCGCAGGTCCACAGCTCCACGGATCTGTCCAACACACAGGAAG ATGATCCCAACGAGGACTGGTGCGCCGTCTGCCTGGACGGAGGCGAGCTGATGTGCTGCGACAAGTGTCCGAAGGTGTTCCATCAGAACTGTCACATCCCCGCGATCAGCTCGCTACCGGACGAGAGCGAGAGCTGGCAGTGCCTGCTGTGCGTCAACCTGAAGGAGCTGACCAAGACGGAGGGCAGTGAGAAGGGCTCCTCCGGCGAGCTGAGTCCCGTCGAGCTGCGCATCCTGCAGCGCATCTGCCTGGAGCTGTATTGCCAGTACGAGCAGAGCCTCAACTTCCGGGAGCCGGAGTCGCCAGCCAATACATCCTACTATGAGATTGTGTCCAG CCCCATGTCGCTGGATGTGATCCGCACGCGCCTGGATCCCTCCAGTCCCAATCACTACAAGGACATTGCCGGTTTCGTGTCCGACGTGCGTTTAATCTTCTCCAACACATACCTCTTCTATCAG GAGGACACAAAAACTTACTCCAATGCCAAATACCTGGAGAACTTCTTCGAGGAGCAGCTGGCCAAGTGGCTGCCGCAGTTTGAGGGCGGCAAGCAGCTGGGTAAGGGCGGCAGCAGCTCCAACTCGCCGGCGCTTTTGGGCGTAAATGCGACTGGCTCGCCGTCGCCCATCGAGAATGGACGGAAGAGCTGCGGCTCGGCATCGCTGGGTGACAGCGATTCTGGCTGCTTGCCGGCCAAGAGGGCGCGACGGTCGGGGCACGAATAG
- the LOC108031566 gene encoding transcription intermediary factor 1-alpha isoform X2: protein MDMDLEQLKNDFLPLIAGIKQEQLDAVPTDALPQMRTPSTDSGVPPTSSMSSSSLSLSNPCDSAEKRSESNSSASAKFTLFKCVYCAQLLGSNDRPKLLECLHVACAQCVSTKFSELDRSLPPLIHCPVCDNASQQEFIVDNQFLIEQCTAGDSGDGVGLMGLTGEGQKASAAASIQCSSCSDGAVATSWCVDCSEYICDSCVQAHQRLKITKDHTIKPKDEANNEQLAGAAGVDKLHMCQLHTQEKLSLFCETCDKLTCRDCQLSDHRDHKYKFAHEIATESRQALSTLVSEINYKRFLLSSATKVIDDRQQLIHDKKKDLIKEITAMAVKITNTVNTRGKQLIMRLNEVCDSKLKVLVEKKETLQLLSDNTDHCIDFMQNALEKGSDFAILSSKKSLVRHLQKLKCQRADIPNPEIPVRIQVQLNQVSDLQKVISQLGIIIVDGKPYPPTPSPNGTPQPQHPPRQPPSPNMAPPLRPGLPPGMPAGLSPNGPPVNFGPQNGPPLYSNAAQQQFNNLSMSRSFPGDGPGKVRFGGMPPVGMQRHGQPHVSSSTHPQNMDISLRGLLNNQAAQSPNAHMAFNGPPSYPGGPQGAPAPAHQSMGPQMRPHFMPGQQGFSQGGGPGGGPRDANFMNSNARFQSQYQRMANHAQQQAAAAAAMAGAAGGGGGQIPSPGALQRPPMMSNPMQNVSAMQNSLGFHGSQAGFNAGPPQTSPQLGGGGMHSLAKWHIPQSAQQSNMCSQQGPLLPFANGRQTSENFKISLKSPNTLKNSTPPSLGGGGAGHQGLGNGSSSAQLNAAALGLGPAVSILSNVTSTNPKTPSPSTHENTKDFTEPIDKVRDDSINDLIATIAKLDSNGVQVLPEGRTKTTSPQVHSSTDLSNTQEVNNKNEQKDDPNEDWCAVCLDGGELMCCDKCPKVFHQNCHIPAISSLPDESESWQCLLCVNLKELTKTEGSEKGSSGELSPVELRILQRICLELYCQYEQSLNFREPESPANTSYYEIVSSPMSLDVIRTRLDPSSPNHYKDIAGFVSDVRLIFSNTYLFYQDTKTYSNAKYLENFFEEQLAKWLPQFEGGKQLGKGGSSSNSPALLGVNATGSPSPIENGRKSCGSASLGDSDSGCLPAKRARRSGHE from the exons ATGGATATGGACTTGGAGCAGCTGAAGAACGACTTTTTGCCGCTGATTGCCGGCATCAAGCAGGAGCAACTGGACGCTGTGCCCACGGATGCCCTGCCCCAGATGAGGACGCCCAGCACGGACAGCGGAGTGCCCCCCACCTCGTCGATGAGCTCCTCCTCGCTGAGCCTCAGCAATCCCTGCGACAGCGCCGAGAAAAGG TCGGAGTCAAACTCATCGGCATCGGCCAAGTTCACCCTCTTCAAGTGCGTCTACTGTGCTCAGCTCCTCGGCTCCAACGATCGGCCCAAGCTGCTGGAATGCCTCCACGTGGCCTGTGCTCAATGCGTGAGCACCAAGTTTTCGGAGCTGGACCGCTCACTCCCGCCACTGATCCATTGTCCGGTGTGCGACAATGCCTCGCAGCAGGAGTTCATCGTGGACAACCAGTTCCTGATTGAGCAGTGCACCGCCGGTGACAGTGGTGATGGAGTCGGCCTCATGGGCTTGACGGGCGAGGGTCAAAAGGCTTCTGCCGCGGCGAGCATCCAATGCAGCAGCTGCTCCGACGGAGCGGTGGCCACCTCGTGGTGCGTTGACTGCTCGGAGTACATTTGCGACAGCTGCGTGCAGGCCCATCAGCGCCTGAAGATCACCAAGGATCACACGATCAAGCCCAaggacgaggccaacaacgaGCAGCTGGCCGGGGCTGCCGGCGTGGACAAACTACACATGTGCCAGTTGCACACACAGGAGAAGCTATCGCTATTCTGCGAGACCTGCGACAAGCTTACCTGCCGCGATTGCCAGCTCAGCGATCATCGGGATCACAAATACAAGTTCGCCCACGAGATCGCCACGGAGTCGCGACAGGCGCTGTCCACACTCGTCTCCGAGATTAACTACAAGCGGTTCCTTCTGTCCTCGGCCACCAAGGTGATCGATGACCGCCAGCAGCTGATTCACGACAAGAAGAAGGACCTGATTAAGGAGATCACAGCCATGGCGGTGAAGATCACCAATACGGTCAATACGCGGGGCAAGCAGCTCATCATGCGATTGAACGAGGTGTGCGACAGCAAACTCAAGGTGCTGGTGGAGAAGAAGGAGACGCTGCAGCTGCTGTCCGACAATACGGACCACTGCATTGACTTCATGCAGAATGCCCTGGAGAAGGGCAGCGACTTTGCCATCCTCTCGAGCAAGAAGTCGCTGGTGCGTCACCTGCAGAAGCTCAAGTGCCAGCGGGCGGATATTCCCAATCCAGAGATTCCGGTGCGCATACAGGTTCAGCTGAACCAGGTCTCCGATCTGCAAAAGGTCATCTCGCAGCTGGGCATCATCATTGTGGACGGCAAACCATATCCGCCCACGCCCTCGCCCAACGGAACCCCACAGCCTCAGCACCCACCGCGCCAGCCGCCCAGCCCCAACATGGCCCCTCCTCTGCGGCCCGGACTTCCGCCCGGAATGCCAGCTGGCCTATCGCCCAATGGACCGCCCGTCAACTTTGGACCCCAGAACGGACCGCCTCTGTACAGCAACGCAGCCCAGCAGCAGTTCAACAATCTGTCCATGAGTCGCTCCTTTCCGGGCGACGGGCCAGGTAAGG TTCGCTTCGGGGGAATGCCGCCAGTGGGCATGCAGCGGCACGGCCAGCCGCACGTGAGCTCCTCGACGCATCCGCAAAATATGG ACATCAGCCTGCGGGGCCTGCTGAACAACCAGGCGGCGCAGAGCCCCAACGCCCATATGGCATTCAACGGGCCGCCCAGTTATCCGGGCGGGCCGCAAGGAGCACCAGCGCCGGCCCACCAGTCGATGGGCCCCCAGATGCGTCCGCATTTCATGCCCGGCCAGCAGGGTTTCTCCCAGGGCGGTGGTCCAGGCGGCGGACCGCGGGACGCCAACTTCATGAACAGCAACGCGCGCTTCCAGTCGCAGTATCAGCGCATGGCCAACCACGCCCAGCagcaggcggcggcagcggcggccatGGCCGGAGCGGCGGGGGGCGGCGGCGGGCAGATCCCCTCGCCGGGTGCACTGCAGCGACCCCCAATGATGTCGAATCCCATGCAGAATGTGAGCGCCATGCAGAAT TCGTTGGGGTTTCATGGGAGCCAGGCTGGCTTTAATGCCGGCCCACCGCAGACCTCCCCGCAGTTAGGCGGCGGCGGCATGCACAGCCTGGCCAAGTGGCACATCCCGCAATCCGCGCAACAGTCGAACA TGTGTTCGCAGCAGGGTCCCCTTTTGCCTTTTGCGAATGGCCGCCAGACAtcggaaaattttaaaatctcacTCAAATCTCCAAACACGCTCAAGAACAGCACCCCGCCCAGCCTGGGGGGCGGTGGTGCAGGTCACCAGGGCCTCGGAAACGGCTCCTCCAGTGCCCAACTGAACGCAGCTGCCCTGGGATTGGGGCCCGCTGTATCGATACTCTCAAATGTCACCTCGACGAATCCAAAGACGCCCAGTCCCAGCACCCATGAG aACACCAAGGACTTCACCGAGCCCATAGACAAGGTGCGGGATGACTCGATCAACGACCTGATTGCCACCATAGCCAAGTTGGACTCGAATGGGGTGCAGGTGCTGCCGGAGGGTCGCACCAAGACCACCTCACCGCAGGTCCACAGCTCCACGGATCTGTCCAACACACAGGAAG ttaataataaaaacgaaCAAAAAGATGATCCCAACGAGGACTGGTGCGCCGTCTGCCTGGACGGAGGCGAGCTGATGTGCTGCGACAAGTGTCCGAAGGTGTTCCATCAGAACTGTCACATCCCCGCGATCAGCTCGCTACCGGACGAGAGCGAGAGCTGGCAGTGCCTGCTGTGCGTCAACCTGAAGGAGCTGACCAAGACGGAGGGCAGTGAGAAGGGCTCCTCCGGCGAGCTGAGTCCCGTCGAGCTGCGCATCCTGCAGCGCATCTGCCTGGAGCTGTATTGCCAGTACGAGCAGAGCCTCAACTTCCGGGAGCCGGAGTCGCCAGCCAATACATCCTACTATGAGATTGTGTCCAG CCCCATGTCGCTGGATGTGATCCGCACGCGCCTGGATCCCTCCAGTCCCAATCACTACAAGGACATTGCCGGTTTCGTGTCCGACGTGCGTTTAATCTTCTCCAACACATACCTCTTCTATCAG GACACAAAAACTTACTCCAATGCCAAATACCTGGAGAACTTCTTCGAGGAGCAGCTGGCCAAGTGGCTGCCGCAGTTTGAGGGCGGCAAGCAGCTGGGTAAGGGCGGCAGCAGCTCCAACTCGCCGGCGCTTTTGGGCGTAAATGCGACTGGCTCGCCGTCGCCCATCGAGAATGGACGGAAGAGCTGCGGCTCGGCATCGCTGGGTGACAGCGATTCTGGCTGCTTGCCGGCCAAGAGGGCGCGACGGTCGGGGCACGAATAG